A DNA window from Ipomoea triloba cultivar NCNSP0323 chromosome 10, ASM357664v1 contains the following coding sequences:
- the LOC116032456 gene encoding uncharacterized protein LOC116032456, which yields MVFLRPHKALPILRGQGMETTVTAALKPSLLPSPNHKTAFITSDRFCVTPLKRSTLFPYSSAARSLTLRCTGGNGSSSEKGEPRNLKDALSGMVDARLEELLTREENRVLFDGLEQATRRVELAKKELAEIERQEVEAKAMRDYIIQLETRASEIAECQKDIAEARAMIKEAEQALGSGEALGESGNEAMSINDERLESVKAALISAVVGTIAGLPISLTRIATTSELILPLAITFVSCALFGVTFRYAVRRDLDNFHLKSGTSAAFGFVKGLATLSNGPPLELNSASFISHALDGATSVSENLLIFLFAAVGLDLCIKLRILSPFPIDRSAQD from the exons ATGGTGTTTCTCCGACCACATAAAGCGTTGCCTATTCTCCGTGGCCAGGGGATGGAGACCACCGTGACGGCGGCTCTGAAGCCTTCATTGCTACCATCTCCAAACCACAAAACTGCGTTCATAACCAGCGATAGGTTCTGCGTGACCCCACTGAAACGCTCAACCCTGTTTCCCTATTCTTCCGCAGCTCGTTCTCTGACCCTCAGGTGCACCGGCGGTAATGGTAGTAGCTCGGAGAAAGGCGAACCGCGCAATTTGAAGGACGCCTTGTCTGGAATGGTGGACGCGAGACTAGAGGAGCTCCTGACCCGAGAAGAGAACCGGGTCTTGTTTGATGGGTTGGAACAAGCGACCCGGAGAGTGGAATTGGCCAAGAAAGAGTTGGCTGAGATTGAAAGACAAGAAGTTGAAGCGAAGGCCATGAGAGATTACATTATCCAGCTCGAAACCAGAGCTTCTGAG aTTGCAGAATGCCAGAAAGATATTGCAGAAGCAAGAGCTATGATCAAAGAGGCAGAGCAAGCTCTTGGTAGCGGGGAGGCTTTGGGGGAATCAGGAAATGAAGCAATGAGTATAAATGATGAGAGATTAGAGTCTGTAAAAGCTGCATTGATTTCTGCTGTTGTAGGCACCATTGCAGGGCTTCCCATTTCTTTGACTCGGATCGCCACCACTTCTGAGCTCATACTTCCCCTAGCCATCACTTTTGTTAGCTGCGCGCTGTTTGGAGTAACCTTTCGTTATGCAGTAAGAAGAGACCTGGACAATTTTCATCTCAAGTCTGGAACATCTGCAGCATTCGGTTTTGTGAAAG GCCTTGCAACGCTAAGCAATGGACCGCCATTAGAGTTGAACTCTGCAAGCTTCATTTCTCATGCACTGGATGGAGCAACCTCTGTATCTGAGAATCTGTTGATTTTCCTTTTTGCTGCTGTTGGTTTGGACTTGTGTATAAAGTTGAGGATTTTGAGTCCATTTCCTATTGACAGATCGGCTCAAGACTGA
- the LOC116032405 gene encoding early nodulin-like protein 3: MATHLRVSRNCHFWCLLLIIQTTSIFCYQYKVGDLDSWNIPSSANPKVYAKWAKDHVFKIGDSLLFLYPPSQDSVIQVTAQSYRACNLNDPILSMDNGNSLFNITAPGDLFFTSGEKGHCEKSQKLHIFVPGGNLTSSTYDDNAAPPPITAAYAPSSAAAAGPSASNAFGSSPLHASSSPSLKSPFVSLVVSIGLVLPLLLARNI; encoded by the exons ATGGCTACCCATCTCAGGGTTTCAAGAAACTGCCATTTTTGGTGCCTTCTCCTCATAATACAGACCACCTCAATCTTCTGCTACCAATACAAGGTTGGAGATTTGGATTCTTGGAACATCCCCTCCTCAGCAAACCCAAAAGTCTATGCCAAATGGGCTAAAGATCATGTTTTCAAGATTGGAGATTCACTCT TGTTCTTGTACCCACCAAGCCAAGATTCAGTAATACAAGTCACTGCTCAATCCTACAGGGCCTGCAACCTCAATGATCCAATCTTGTCCATGGACAATGGCAACTCCTTGTTCAATATAACAGCACCTGGGGACTTGTTCTTCACCAGTGGTGAAAAGGGTCACTGTGAAAAATCACAGAAACTCCATATTTTTGTGCCTGGAGGAAACCTTACATCTTCAACCTATGATGATAATGCAGCTCCACCACCAATTACAGCAGCTTATGCTCCATCTTCTGCTGCAGCTGCTGGACCTTCTGCCTCGAATGCTTTCGGCTCGAGCCCACTTCACGCTTCCTCGTCTCCATCGTTGAAGAGTCCATTCGTTTCGCTGGTCGTCTCAATTGGCCTGGTTTTACCCCTGCTGTTAGCCAGAAACATATGA
- the LOC116032455 gene encoding ATPase family AAA domain-containing protein 1-like: protein MANGTGTDAQTKLVKDIILYAASTALSLVVMFTGLRYLDPNREASKKAVEFRKQLSKRLGRTLIHTTPYEDIIACDVVNPADMDVEFDSIGGLDGIKEALFELAILPLKRPELFVHGKLLRPVRGVLLYGPPGTGKTMLAKAIAKESGAVFINVRVSNLMSKWFGDAQKLVAAVFSLAYKLQPAIIFIDEVDSFLGQRSGTENEALTIMKTEFMALWDGFTTDQCARVMVLAATNRPFDLDEAILRRFSQAFEIGKPDRVDRIKILQVILKGETIDNNIDFNHIAGLCEGYSGSDIFEVCKKAAFFPVRDYLKDEKNGRKSQGPRPLSQSDLVIAFAESRKAEVAAYKGPCLVVDRSDDYEDLD, encoded by the exons ATGGCGAATGGAACGGGTACGGACGCACAGACGAAGCTGGTAAAGGACATAATACTCTACGCGGCCAGCACCGCCTTGAGCTTGGTGGTGATGTTCACGGGGCTCCGCTACCTGGACCCAAATCGCGAAGCGTCCAAGAAGGCCGTGGAGTTCCGGAAACAACTCTCCAAACGCTTAGGCCGCACTCTCATCCATACCACCCCCTACGAG GACATAATTGCCTGCGATGTGGTGAATCCAGCAGACATGGATGTTGAATTTGATTCAATTGGGGGATTGGATGGAATTAAGGAAGCTTTGTTTGAATTGGCTATTTTGCCTCTAAAGAGGCCTGAGTTGTTTGTTCATGGGAAGCTGCTTCGTCCTGTGAGAGGTGTGTTACTGTATGGGCCACCTGGGACTGGGAAGACAATGCTTGCAAAAGCAATTGCCAAAGAGTCTGGAGCTGTATTTATCAATGTGAGGGTTTCAAATTTGATGAGCAAGTGGTTCGGTGATGCTCAAAAGCTTG TGGCAGCTGTTTTCAGTTTGGCTTATAAACTCCAGCCTGCTATAATATTCATTGATGAGGTTGACAGTTTTTTGGGGCAGCGATCTGGAACAGAAAATGAAGCACTAACCATCATGAAGACTGAGTTCATGGCTTTGTGGGATGGTTTTACCACTGATC AGTGTGCTCGAGTTATGGTTCTAGCAGCAACCAATCGCCCTTTTGACCTTGATGAAGCAATACTTAGGCGCTTCTCTCAGGCATTTGAGATTGGAAAACCCGATCGTGTTGATAGAATAAAGATATTGCAGGTAATTCTGAAGGGTGAGACAATAGACAATAACATTGACTTCAACCACATTGCTGGGTTGTGTGAGGGGTACTCTGGTTCTGACATTTTTGAGGTCTGCAAGAAAGCCGCCTTCTTTCCTGTGCGAGAttacttgaaagatgagaagAATGGAAGAAAATCGCAA GGACCAAGGCCCTTGTCGCAGTCTGACCTGGTGATCGCTTTCGCTGAATCCAGGAAAGCTGAGGTTGCTGCATATAAGGGCCCATGTTTAGTAGTGGACAGATCGGATGACTATGAG GACTTAGACTGA
- the LOC116032859 gene encoding uncharacterized protein LOC116032859 codes for MCKGFLENGPECLKLRAFYIHLSVSTARKALPQSLTLHFLPRIDGGALEINGSKIRPDAPGFVTLHRVVAADAAVTGAVYGSRERVKASEGVRFEIYAGDSRLVKGVFRRDWAAENWKLDCECVAAGEDDCLGIKAAEVCVAVEGYEAELITQKVEMRRRRCYQGLEEIPEGRETETESSEPCYCHCCDEGEKEMDGGDCEAAEEEAVAVGWAVDMGIWMVCLGVGYFVSRASYKSLRRRLIP; via the coding sequence CTGGAAAACGGGCCGGAATGTTTAAAGCTCAGAGCTTTCTACATCCATTTGTCGGTCTCGACGGCCAGAAAGGCTTTGCCGCAGTCGTTGACGCTGCACTTCCTCCCGCGGATAGACGGGGGCGCTTTGGAGATAAACGGGTCCAAGATCCGACCCGACGCGCCCGGGTTCGTGACGCTCCACCGTGTCGTGGCGGCGGACGCGGCGGTGACGGGGGCGGTGTACGGGAGCCGGGAGCGGGTGAAGGCGAGCGAGGGGGTGAGGTTCGAGATATACGCCGGAGATTCCAGGCTGGTGAAAGGCGTTTTCAGGAGAGACTGGGCGGCGGAGAATTGGAAACTTGACTGCGAGTGCGTGGCGGCGGGAGAAGACGATTGCCTGGGAATCAAGGCGGCGGAGGTGTGCGTGGCGGTGGAGGGATATGAAGCGGAGCTGATCACCCAGAAGGTGGAAATGCGGCGGCGGAGGTGTTATCAGGGGTTGGAAGAAATCCCGGAGGGAAGAGAAACTGAAACAGAGTCGTCTGAACCGTGTTATTGTCACTGCTGCGACGAGGGAGAGAAGGAGATGGACGGCGGGGATTGTGaggcggcggaggaggaggcGGTGGCGGTGGGGTGGGCGGTGGACATGGGAATATGGATGGTGTGTTTAGGCGTCGGATATTTCGTTAGCAGAGCTTCCTACAAGAGTTTGAGAAGAAGACTCATTCcataa